The Antarcticibacterium sp. 1MA-6-2 genome has a window encoding:
- a CDS encoding tryptophan-rich sensory protein translates to MTRNLSVLNLLSVILMIIVSYYSQAIRLNNNTIGGVSDYYENLFTPAGYAFSIWGLIYVALLVYCIFQLNRVFVSEKETDFILQTGPWFIIANIANAAWVVAWLYENTFLSVILMFIILGSLIKIILNTNMERWDAPPKIIAFTWWPICFYSGWITVAAVANVSAHLTNIGWRQWFLSEQQWMIIMLVVTVIINLLIVYRRNMREFALVGIWALVAIYVRQINDNPGVAYTALAGGIIIFSYVSYHGYVNRKSNPMFQLVAGENNEAD, encoded by the coding sequence ATGACACGAAATCTTTCGGTGTTAAATCTGCTTTCGGTAATTTTAATGATAATCGTGAGCTACTACTCACAGGCAATTCGGTTAAACAATAACACTATAGGGGGAGTAAGTGACTATTACGAGAACCTCTTCACTCCTGCAGGATATGCTTTTAGTATCTGGGGCTTAATTTATGTGGCATTGTTGGTCTACTGTATCTTCCAGCTTAACCGTGTCTTCGTAAGTGAAAAAGAGACAGATTTTATTCTTCAAACGGGACCCTGGTTTATTATTGCCAATATTGCCAATGCAGCCTGGGTAGTGGCGTGGCTGTATGAAAACACGTTTTTATCGGTAATCCTTATGTTCATCATTCTGGGAAGTTTGATCAAGATCATACTCAATACTAACATGGAAAGATGGGATGCTCCTCCCAAAATTATTGCCTTTACCTGGTGGCCAATTTGTTTTTATTCCGGCTGGATCACCGTTGCGGCTGTAGCAAATGTTTCTGCGCACCTTACCAATATAGGATGGAGACAGTGGTTCCTGAGTGAACAACAATGGATGATAATTATGCTGGTGGTGACTGTAATTATTAACCTGCTCATTGTCTACAGGAGAAACATGCGAGAGTTTGCCCTGGTAGGAATCTGGGCGCTTGTGGCAATTTATGTGCGGCAGATTAACGATAATCCCGGAGTGGCTTATACGGCACTTGCAGGCGGAATAATTATTTTTTCTTACGTGAGTTACCACGGCTATGTGAACAGGAAATCCAACCCTATGTTTCAATTGGTGGCGGGGGAGAATAATGAGGCTGACTAA
- the pdeM gene encoding ligase-associated DNA damage response endonuclease PdeM, producing MTEKLQINGQNFSLHPSGAMFWEEQEALLISDVHLGKISHFRKFGSAVPQKAIAENFRRLTAAVEYFNPVNLLFMGDLFHSSLNAEWDLFAAWIEEQSAKVILIAGNHDIISENKYEQLGIKIYSEISLNGILLTHHPEIREEHFNICGHLHPGFKLRGRGRQSLGLPCFHKMDRQLIMPAFGEFTGNFWISPAADDQIFAITKKEVILVS from the coding sequence GTGACGGAAAAGCTGCAAATTAATGGTCAAAATTTCTCCCTGCACCCGAGCGGAGCCATGTTCTGGGAAGAGCAGGAGGCGCTGCTTATAAGTGATGTGCACCTGGGGAAGATCTCACATTTCAGGAAATTTGGCAGTGCTGTTCCACAAAAAGCCATTGCCGAAAATTTTAGAAGACTTACTGCAGCTGTTGAATATTTTAATCCGGTGAACCTGCTGTTTATGGGAGATTTGTTCCACAGTTCCCTCAATGCAGAATGGGATCTCTTTGCCGCGTGGATTGAAGAACAATCTGCGAAAGTTATTTTGATAGCAGGAAATCACGATATAATTTCAGAAAATAAATACGAGCAGTTAGGAATTAAAATTTATTCTGAAATTTCACTTAATGGAATTTTGCTTACCCATCACCCTGAAATAAGGGAAGAGCATTTCAACATCTGCGGTCATTTACATCCCGGTTTTAAGTTAAGAGGACGGGGCAGGCAATCTCTCGGGCTACCTTGTTTCCATAAAATGGACAGGCAACTTATTATGCCTGCTTTTGGAGAATTTACTGGTAATTTCTGGATATCTCCTGCGGCCGATGATCAAATCTTTGCGATAACTAAAAAGGAAGTTATCCTGGTCTCTTAA
- a CDS encoding glycoside hydrolase family 15 protein, which translates to MGYLPIENYGIIGDLNTVALIGLNGSIDFMCFPNFDSPSIFAALLDDEKGGRFKICPEFKEMKTKQLYLPDTNVLLTRCLSPEGVGEITDFMLREELYDGKEIIRRVTTIRGEVPYKMKCSPRFNYGRSKFSVERISEVEVIFRSEGDDKTALRLMSSVPLKVEGEDVTAEFTLKPTEIADFLLEEVKNEYPSERDFKGFVTQSLFDTVNYWKDWIAQSNYTGRWRDMVNRSSLVLKLLTSHKYGSIVAAPTFSLPESIGGGRNFDYRYTWIRDASFSIYALIRLGYTKEAGAFMNWVEKLCEDIKGQNRLGIMYSIDGKKKLEEWELENFEGYKESSPVRVGNEAYGQLQLDIYGELMDSVYLYNKYGNPISYDFWKNLEKQIDWLSENWKQPDEGIWEVRGGRKNFLYSRLLCWVAFDRAIKICEARSFPLNEKWRKERDIIFNSIFSEFWDKEKKSFMQYPGSDTVDASTLLMPLVRFISPTDPRWLSTLDRIEDELVSDSLVYRYRPGKAAADGFVSHEGTFSMCSFWYVECLSRAGQLEKARFYFEKMMGYANHVGLYAEQLGFQGEHLGNFPQAFTHLGLISAAYNLDQQLNDSRNKDVNY; encoded by the coding sequence ATGGGTTATCTGCCAATTGAGAATTATGGAATAATTGGAGACTTAAATACAGTCGCGTTAATTGGCCTTAACGGTTCTATAGATTTTATGTGTTTTCCTAATTTTGATTCGCCCAGTATATTCGCTGCACTTCTGGATGATGAAAAGGGTGGCAGGTTTAAAATTTGTCCTGAGTTTAAAGAAATGAAGACAAAACAGCTGTACCTGCCTGATACCAATGTTTTGCTCACCCGGTGTCTTTCTCCTGAAGGGGTTGGAGAAATAACTGATTTTATGCTTAGAGAGGAGCTTTACGATGGCAAGGAAATTATAAGAAGGGTTACCACTATAAGGGGGGAAGTACCTTATAAAATGAAATGCTCACCCAGGTTCAACTACGGTAGAAGCAAATTTTCTGTTGAAAGAATTTCGGAAGTTGAAGTAATTTTTCGAAGTGAAGGAGACGACAAAACTGCACTACGCCTTATGAGTTCTGTTCCGCTAAAAGTGGAGGGAGAAGATGTTACGGCAGAATTCACACTCAAGCCTACAGAAATTGCCGATTTCCTGCTTGAGGAGGTAAAGAACGAGTATCCTTCTGAAAGGGATTTTAAAGGATTCGTCACCCAAAGCCTGTTTGATACAGTAAATTACTGGAAAGACTGGATTGCGCAGTCAAATTATACAGGTAGATGGAGAGATATGGTAAACCGCTCTTCCCTTGTTCTCAAGTTACTTACCAGTCATAAATATGGATCTATTGTAGCAGCTCCCACCTTTAGTCTTCCCGAAAGTATTGGTGGCGGAAGGAATTTTGACTACCGCTACACCTGGATAAGAGATGCCTCATTTTCAATTTATGCACTGATACGTCTGGGTTATACCAAGGAAGCGGGAGCTTTTATGAATTGGGTAGAAAAATTGTGTGAGGATATAAAGGGACAGAACCGCCTGGGGATCATGTATTCTATAGACGGAAAAAAGAAACTGGAAGAATGGGAACTTGAGAATTTTGAAGGTTATAAAGAATCCTCTCCCGTAAGAGTTGGGAATGAGGCATACGGCCAGCTACAGTTAGATATTTACGGAGAGTTAATGGATTCTGTATACCTGTACAACAAATACGGAAATCCTATTTCTTATGATTTTTGGAAAAACCTGGAGAAGCAAATTGACTGGCTGAGTGAAAACTGGAAACAGCCTGACGAAGGAATTTGGGAAGTCCGGGGTGGCAGAAAGAATTTTTTATATTCAAGGCTGTTATGCTGGGTGGCTTTTGACAGAGCTATTAAAATTTGTGAAGCAAGATCTTTCCCGCTCAATGAAAAATGGCGGAAAGAGCGGGATATTATTTTCAACAGCATTTTTTCTGAATTCTGGGATAAAGAAAAGAAGTCTTTTATGCAATATCCCGGATCTGACACTGTAGATGCATCTACTTTGCTGATGCCGCTGGTGAGATTTATAAGTCCAACCGATCCGCGATGGCTTTCTACTTTAGACAGAATAGAGGACGAACTGGTCTCTGACTCTCTAGTCTACAGGTATAGACCCGGAAAAGCTGCAGCCGATGGTTTTGTAAGTCACGAAGGGACTTTTTCTATGTGTAGCTTTTGGTATGTGGAATGTTTGTCCCGGGCAGGACAACTTGAGAAAGCAAGATTCTACTTTGAAAAAATGATGGGTTATGCTAATCACGTAGGTCTATATGCTGAACAATTAGGTTTCCAGGGAGAGCATCTGGGGAATTTTCCACAGGCATTTACGCATTTGGGATTAATAAGTGCTGCGTATAACCTGGATCAACAATTGAACGACAGCCGAAATAAAGATGTAAATTATTAA
- a CDS encoding endonuclease domain-containing protein: MKEPIHNKKNLKPFRKELRKEMTSAEAFLWKELQHQKLEGRKFRRQHSIKSFIVDFYCPMERLIIELDGQVHLNALAEEKDRRREKELEAMGFTVLRFENKMVFENLDSVLMEITNIFREKDNE; encoded by the coding sequence ATGAAAGAACCTATACACAATAAAAAGAACTTAAAACCTTTTAGAAAAGAACTCCGGAAAGAAATGACTTCGGCTGAGGCATTTTTATGGAAAGAACTTCAGCACCAAAAACTGGAAGGAAGAAAATTCAGGCGGCAACACAGTATCAAAAGTTTTATTGTAGATTTTTACTGTCCTATGGAAAGATTAATAATTGAACTTGATGGACAGGTGCATCTAAATGCTTTAGCAGAGGAAAAAGACAGGAGAAGAGAAAAGGAGCTGGAGGCAATGGGATTTACTGTGCTGAGGTTTGAAAACAAGATGGTATTTGAAAATTTGGATTCGGTTTTGATGGAGATAACGAATATTTTTAGGGAGAAGGATAATGAATGA
- a CDS encoding glucose 1-dehydrogenase — MKAISLVPGTTNISLDEVAEPIITRPDEIKMQVIRVGICGTDREEASGGRADPPAGKEELIIGHEMFGQVIEVGAGISSVKKGDYGVFTVRRGCGKCKACTNNRSDMCFTGDYTERGIKAADGFQSQFVVDTEEYFIPVPEEIKELGVLTEPMSVASKAIDEAMIVQGARFKDFENPSEWFKGKKALVAGIGAIGILAAFALRLRGAEVYGMDIVDRTTLRPQVLEQIGGKYVDGREVQVTDLDDYLGDMDFVFEAVGYAELQIELIDALGVNGIYVATGIPAGNRPITLDGADLMRQLVLKNQIVLGSVNASIDHYKMAVQDIHTCHKIWPEAISRIITERVPYTDFDKALHHHSVDEIKVVVEWT; from the coding sequence ATGAAAGCCATTTCTTTAGTACCGGGTACGACCAATATTTCTCTTGATGAAGTAGCAGAACCTATAATTACACGTCCAGACGAAATTAAAATGCAGGTGATAAGAGTAGGAATTTGTGGGACGGACAGAGAAGAAGCGAGTGGTGGCAGGGCCGATCCTCCTGCAGGTAAAGAAGAACTCATCATAGGCCATGAAATGTTTGGGCAGGTGATTGAAGTAGGTGCCGGGATTTCTTCAGTAAAAAAAGGAGATTACGGCGTTTTTACAGTAAGGCGTGGTTGTGGAAAATGTAAAGCCTGTACAAACAACCGCAGTGACATGTGCTTTACCGGAGACTATACTGAAAGAGGAATAAAGGCAGCTGACGGTTTTCAGTCTCAATTTGTTGTGGATACTGAAGAATACTTCATTCCTGTTCCCGAAGAAATAAAGGAGCTGGGAGTTTTGACAGAACCCATGTCTGTGGCTTCTAAAGCCATAGACGAGGCAATGATCGTGCAGGGAGCGAGATTCAAAGACTTCGAAAATCCTTCGGAATGGTTCAAAGGAAAAAAAGCTTTAGTAGCCGGAATAGGAGCTATTGGTATTTTAGCTGCTTTTGCATTAAGATTACGAGGTGCAGAAGTTTACGGAATGGACATAGTTGACAGGACAACATTAAGGCCGCAGGTGCTGGAGCAAATCGGCGGGAAGTATGTTGATGGAAGGGAAGTACAGGTAACAGATCTTGATGATTACCTGGGAGATATGGATTTTGTTTTTGAAGCCGTGGGTTATGCAGAGTTGCAAATTGAATTAATTGATGCCCTTGGAGTTAATGGTATTTATGTTGCCACGGGAATTCCGGCTGGGAATCGTCCTATTACTCTGGATGGTGCAGATCTCATGAGGCAACTGGTGCTAAAGAATCAGATTGTTTTAGGAAGCGTGAATGCAAGTATAGATCATTATAAAATGGCGGTACAAGATATACATACCTGTCACAAAATATGGCCGGAGGCTATCAGCAGAATAATTACTGAACGTGTTCCCTATACAGATTTTGATAAAGCCTTACATCATCATTCAGTAGATGAAATCAAAGTTGTAGTAGAGTGGACTTGA